Proteins encoded by one window of Anguilla rostrata isolate EN2019 chromosome 9, ASM1855537v3, whole genome shotgun sequence:
- the LOC135262916 gene encoding SH2 domain-containing protein 1A-like, with protein MEPLSVYHGAITKDATERLLSLSGKDGSFLIRNSETIPGVYCLCVLFNKCVYTYRLHRTPGEAWIVESSPGSQKRLFRNVKNLIAAFEKPDQGIVMPLLYPVHAEKQSYQLNGR; from the exons ATGGAACCACTATCTGTCTATCACGGAGCTATCACCAAGGACGCCACAGAGAGACTTCTCAGTTTATCGGGAAAAGACGGCAGCTTCTTAATACGAAACAGCGAGACCATACCTGGAGTTTATTGTCTTTGCGTATT GTTCAATAAGTGTGTGTACACCTACAGGCTACATCGAACTCCAGGAGAAGCCTGGATCGTAGAG TCCTCTCCCGGAAGCCAGAAACGCCTCTTTCGGAATGTGAAGAATCTGATTGCTGCCTTTGAGAAACCAGACCAGGGCATTGTCATGCCGCTACTCTACCCTGTCCATGCCGAAAAGCAGTCATACCAGCTAAATGGAAGATGA